From Nitratidesulfovibrio vulgaris str. Hildenborough, a single genomic window includes:
- a CDS encoding ATP-binding response regulator, with the protein MLSTDPDMLDFIDDPQDDADSPLPASQGPWDVLVVDDDPAVLTVTNLVLKDVTFDGRAIALTGASSASEARTLLAEKEYAVLLLDVVMETEHAGLDLVRHMRDVMHNRRTRIIVRTGQPGSAPQERVVHEYDINDYREKTSLTAHSLESSVVAALREYRHIRELEEARAALSAERAVSRAVLDAMPSAVVVCDTEGRVQYWNNEASKLSGLSPDEALGFPFEDIAPALQLEAALLQAGLRTTTPLRQARHASRHGRHTTYRDVVFYPAATAEGRQLVVRIDDVTDRVRMESLMLQTEKMLSLGGLAAGMAHEINNPLAVILQGADTVQRRLAPGLPANRDIAREIGLDLDLMHTYLERRKLPRFIAGIAEAGRRAADIVENMLSFGRGDEGRRCAIDINKVVERALELAAHHYDLKKKYDFRQILIVKDLAEGMPSIVCNPIEMEQVLFNLLQNAAQVLYEAPPQDARPTIHLQTRCVGRLLEIRVTDNGPGVPHELARRIFEPFFTTKPPGMGTGLGLSVSYFIVSEHHGGTLRLERLRLPEHGARFIVELPLDAMKEPGAEEGDDTHDCGGPVS; encoded by the coding sequence ATGCTCTCGACAGACCCGGACATGCTCGACTTCATCGACGACCCGCAGGACGATGCCGACTCGCCCCTGCCTGCCTCGCAAGGGCCGTGGGACGTACTGGTGGTGGACGACGACCCGGCCGTACTGACCGTGACCAACCTCGTACTCAAGGACGTGACATTCGACGGGCGGGCCATCGCCCTCACGGGAGCATCCAGCGCCAGCGAGGCCCGCACCCTGCTGGCGGAGAAAGAATACGCCGTGCTGTTGCTGGATGTGGTCATGGAGACGGAACACGCGGGTCTCGACCTCGTCCGTCACATGCGCGACGTGATGCACAACCGGCGGACACGCATCATCGTCCGCACGGGCCAGCCGGGGTCGGCCCCGCAAGAGCGTGTCGTCCATGAGTATGACATCAACGACTACCGCGAAAAGACCTCGCTGACGGCACACAGCCTCGAATCTTCGGTGGTGGCCGCCCTGCGGGAGTACCGGCATATCCGCGAACTGGAGGAGGCCCGCGCCGCCCTTTCCGCCGAACGCGCCGTCAGCCGTGCCGTCCTCGACGCCATGCCTTCAGCCGTGGTGGTCTGTGACACGGAGGGCCGCGTCCAGTACTGGAACAACGAAGCCTCGAAGCTATCCGGGCTGTCGCCGGATGAGGCGCTGGGATTCCCCTTCGAGGATATCGCCCCGGCACTGCAACTGGAAGCCGCCCTGCTTCAGGCAGGGCTGCGCACGACGACCCCGTTGCGGCAGGCACGCCACGCATCGCGCCACGGCAGGCATACCACCTACAGGGATGTGGTCTTCTACCCCGCCGCCACGGCCGAAGGCCGTCAACTCGTCGTACGGATAGACGATGTCACCGACCGCGTCCGCATGGAATCGCTCATGCTCCAGACGGAGAAGATGCTCTCGCTGGGGGGGCTGGCGGCGGGCATGGCTCATGAGATCAACAACCCGCTCGCCGTCATCCTGCAAGGGGCGGACACGGTACAGCGCCGCCTCGCGCCCGGCTTGCCTGCCAACCGCGACATCGCGAGAGAGATAGGGCTCGACCTCGACCTCATGCACACCTACCTCGAACGGCGCAAACTGCCCCGGTTCATAGCAGGCATCGCAGAAGCCGGACGCCGTGCGGCAGACATCGTGGAGAACATGCTCAGCTTCGGCAGGGGCGATGAGGGCAGGCGCTGCGCCATCGACATCAACAAGGTGGTCGAAAGGGCCCTTGAACTCGCCGCCCATCATTACGACCTCAAGAAGAAGTACGATTTCAGGCAGATCCTCATCGTGAAGGACCTTGCGGAGGGCATGCCGTCTATCGTCTGCAACCCCATAGAGATGGAGCAGGTGCTCTTCAACCTGCTTCAGAACGCCGCGCAAGTGCTCTATGAGGCCCCCCCGCAAGACGCACGGCCCACCATCCACCTGCAGACCCGCTGTGTGGGCCGCCTGCTGGAAATCCGCGTCACGGACAACGGGCCCGGAGTCCCCCATGAACTGGCACGGCGCATCTTCGAACCGTTCTTCACCACCAAGCCCCCCGGCATGGGCACAGGTCTCGGGCTTTCGGTCTCATACTTCATCGTATCCGAGCACCACGGCGGCACCCTCCGGCTGGAACGCCTGCGACTGCCGGAACATGGCGCGCGGTTCATCGTGGAACTGCCCCTCGATGCGATGAAAGAACCGGGAGCGGAAGAGGGAGACGACACGCACGACTGCGGCGGCCCCGTGTCCTGA
- a CDS encoding SDR family oxidoreductase: MDNDSTPRGTVCVTGATGYVGGRLVPRLLDHGWRVRALVRTPAKLLCRPWARHPRLDIIRGDLDDACSLVPALEGCDAVFYLVHSMNPHVTGRDTFAKADRAAASNMVRACDEARPGRIIYLSGLVPEGEELSPHLRSRAEVADILARGETPLTVLRAAQILGSGSASFEMVRYLVDRLPVMLTPRWVHSLCQPIAISNVLGYLEGCLDHPETMGQTYDIGGPDILSYRELFDIFAEVAQLRRRTIIPVPVLSPELSAHWINLVTPIPKALATPLIQGLRNRVVCADDRIRDIIPQRLLSCREAIGKALDRVREQSVPTCWTDAGRPDMPEWMTCGDASYAGGDLLECAYAIQVEAPPETVWKPVSAIGGETGWYHGDLLWRLRGMLDKLVGGPGLRRGRRHPTDIGVGDALDFWRVLDVRPGERLLLLAEMKVPGDALLEFRLAPTATGGTELWMLSWFLPRGLAGLAYWWALYPLHKGLFKGMLCGLAAATGAPVSREPWALPPRREFACALPLTDASAPGRRDTTAQ; the protein is encoded by the coding sequence ATGGACAACGACAGTACACCACGCGGCACGGTCTGTGTCACCGGGGCGACAGGCTATGTGGGCGGCAGGCTCGTCCCCCGTCTTCTCGACCACGGCTGGCGCGTTCGCGCCCTCGTCCGAACCCCTGCCAAGCTGCTCTGTCGCCCGTGGGCGCGCCATCCCCGCCTCGACATCATCCGGGGCGACCTTGACGACGCCTGTTCACTGGTGCCCGCACTCGAAGGGTGCGACGCCGTGTTCTACCTCGTCCATTCCATGAACCCGCACGTCACCGGGCGCGACACCTTCGCCAAGGCGGACAGGGCTGCGGCCTCCAACATGGTGCGTGCCTGCGACGAAGCCCGACCGGGACGCATCATCTACCTCAGCGGGCTGGTACCCGAAGGAGAAGAGCTTTCACCGCACCTGCGCTCCCGCGCAGAGGTCGCAGACATCCTCGCCCGCGGAGAGACCCCTCTCACCGTCCTGCGGGCCGCGCAGATACTCGGTTCGGGCAGTGCCTCGTTCGAGATGGTGCGCTACCTCGTCGACCGCCTGCCTGTCATGCTCACCCCGCGCTGGGTGCACTCCCTCTGCCAGCCCATCGCCATATCCAACGTCCTCGGCTACCTCGAAGGCTGTCTCGACCACCCCGAGACCATGGGCCAGACCTACGATATCGGCGGGCCGGACATCCTCTCCTATCGGGAGTTGTTCGACATCTTCGCCGAGGTGGCGCAGCTGCGACGGCGCACCATCATCCCCGTCCCCGTGCTCAGCCCCGAACTTTCGGCCCACTGGATAAATCTGGTCACCCCCATACCCAAGGCCCTGGCAACACCGCTGATACAGGGGCTTCGCAACCGGGTCGTATGCGCCGACGACCGCATCCGCGACATCATCCCCCAGCGGTTGCTGTCATGCCGCGAAGCCATAGGCAAGGCCCTCGACAGGGTTCGCGAGCAATCCGTCCCCACATGCTGGACAGACGCAGGCAGACCCGACATGCCCGAATGGATGACCTGCGGGGACGCCTCCTATGCGGGGGGAGACCTGCTCGAATGCGCCTACGCCATTCAGGTCGAAGCCCCGCCCGAAACGGTATGGAAGCCGGTAAGCGCCATCGGCGGCGAAACCGGATGGTACCATGGCGACCTGTTATGGCGGCTGCGCGGAATGCTCGACAAACTGGTGGGAGGCCCCGGTCTGCGCCGTGGCAGGCGGCATCCCACCGATATCGGCGTCGGCGATGCGCTGGACTTCTGGCGGGTTCTCGACGTGCGCCCCGGCGAACGTCTGCTGCTGCTGGCAGAGATGAAGGTACCGGGCGACGCCCTGCTGGAATTCAGACTCGCCCCCACCGCCACGGGCGGGACCGAACTGTGGATGCTCTCGTGGTTCCTGCCGCGCGGGCTGGCGGGACTGGCCTACTGGTGGGCCCTCTACCCGCTGCACAAGGGCCTCTTCAAGGGGATGCTGTGCGGGCTCGCCGCGGCCACGGGTGCCCCCGTGTCACGCGAACCATGGGCCTTGCCGCCCCGGCGCGAATTCGCATGCGCCCTTCCCCTCACGGATGCGTCCGCACCGGGCAGGCGGGATACGACCGCACAGTGA
- a CDS encoding DUF309 domain-containing protein, with translation MTDEVRRGAVLTPQASARLDEAVSLFARGEYHACHDVLEDLWREDGSPVRDIYKGVLQVGVAYWHAGRGNLRGALRLAVRGVEHLVPFMPSAFGLDLATLVEDVRHASRLWEEAAMRGDSAPDVPSPRLVRATSPRPEE, from the coding sequence ATGACGGACGAGGTTCGACGGGGTGCGGTTTTGACCCCACAGGCATCGGCACGCCTTGATGAGGCCGTGTCGTTGTTCGCACGGGGCGAGTACCATGCATGCCATGATGTGCTGGAAGACCTGTGGCGTGAAGATGGAAGCCCTGTGCGGGACATCTACAAGGGGGTGTTGCAGGTAGGCGTGGCCTACTGGCATGCCGGACGCGGCAACTTGCGCGGGGCCCTTCGTCTGGCGGTGCGGGGAGTGGAGCATCTTGTCCCGTTCATGCCGTCCGCCTTCGGTCTCGACCTTGCAACGCTCGTGGAGGATGTGCGTCACGCCTCGCGCCTATGGGAAGAGGCGGCGATGCGTGGGGATTCTGCCCCGGATGTCCCGTCTCCACGTCTGGTGCGCGCCACGTCCCCCCGGCCGGAGGAGTAG
- the mtnA gene encoding S-methyl-5-thioribose-1-phosphate isomerase: protein MERHIRYDAASRSLILLDQRYLPTREEDFVCRNTDDIVTALQVMVVRGAPAIGVTAAWGCVLAAYETAESGMETWRPVLDGLIERIANARPTAVNLRWAVERMRAAWHSLGRADLATLITYWTNEAKRIHRDDIAINRRMGEHGAELIDDGDAVMTHCNAGALATAGYGTALGVIRGAVEAGKNITVIANETRPFLQGARLTAFELHEDGIPVTVACDNACGLLMKRGMVQKVVVGADRIAANGDAANKIGTYSVALLAREHGIPFYVAAPLSTIDRETPDGDHIPIENRTPTEVTHVGATQITPDGVPVFNFAFDVTPAHLIAGIVTEMGVLRAPYRESIAEAFRKAGL, encoded by the coding sequence ATGGAACGCCATATACGCTACGACGCCGCGTCACGGTCGCTCATACTGCTCGACCAGCGCTACCTGCCCACCCGCGAAGAGGATTTCGTCTGCCGCAACACCGACGACATCGTGACCGCCCTGCAAGTCATGGTCGTGCGTGGCGCGCCCGCCATCGGCGTCACCGCCGCGTGGGGTTGCGTACTCGCGGCCTACGAAACGGCCGAAAGCGGCATGGAGACATGGCGCCCCGTGCTGGACGGCCTCATCGAACGCATCGCCAATGCCCGCCCCACCGCCGTGAACCTGCGCTGGGCCGTGGAAAGGATGCGCGCGGCATGGCACTCGCTGGGCAGGGCCGACCTCGCCACGCTCATCACCTACTGGACGAACGAGGCCAAACGCATCCACCGCGACGACATCGCCATCAACCGCCGCATGGGAGAACACGGTGCGGAACTGATCGACGACGGTGACGCGGTGATGACGCACTGCAACGCGGGCGCACTGGCCACGGCAGGCTACGGCACGGCACTGGGCGTCATCCGTGGTGCTGTGGAGGCGGGCAAGAACATCACCGTCATCGCCAACGAGACGCGCCCGTTCCTGCAGGGGGCACGTCTTACGGCCTTCGAACTGCACGAGGATGGCATTCCCGTCACCGTGGCGTGCGACAACGCCTGCGGCCTGCTCATGAAACGTGGCATGGTGCAGAAGGTGGTGGTGGGGGCAGACCGCATCGCCGCCAATGGCGACGCCGCCAACAAGATCGGCACCTATTCCGTGGCCCTGCTGGCGCGTGAGCATGGCATTCCGTTCTATGTCGCAGCGCCTCTCTCGACCATCGACCGCGAGACCCCCGACGGCGACCACATCCCCATCGAGAACCGTACCCCCACCGAAGTGACGCATGTGGGTGCAACGCAGATCACGCCCGATGGCGTGCCCGTGTTCAACTTCGCCTTCGACGTGACCCCGGCGCATCTCATCGCGGGCATCGTCACCGAAATGGGAGTGTTGCGTGCCCCCTACCGCGAGAGCATCGCCGAGGCCTTCCGCAAGGCCGGTCTCTAA
- the trpB gene encoding tryptophan synthase subunit beta produces MTATATTLHRPDTSTGFFGAYGGQFVPDQLKPILDDLAATFDACKDDPSFIEEFTYYLTRYSGRATPLFLCSNLTARLGGARIYLKREDLNHLGAHKVNNTIGQILLAKRMGKKKVIAETGAGQHGVATAATAALMGMQCTIYMGAEDMERQKLNVFRMRMMGAEVVPAMSGQRTLKEAVDEALAAWVQDANETFYLLGSAVGPHPYPAIVRHFQSVIGREARAQILEAEGRLPDCCIACVGGGSNAIGLFAEFVPDTSVRLIGVEPAGRGLTYGDHAATLCLGEPGVLHGFYSYMLKDDKGEAAAVYSISAGLDYPGVGPEHSHLKDMNRAEYVSVTDVEAVDAFFTLSRAEGIIPALESSHALAHAMKMAPAMPKDAIIVVNLSGRGDKDVAQIEEMVSNGLVTPPAMVRGL; encoded by the coding sequence ATGACCGCTACCGCCACCACCCTTCATCGTCCCGACACCTCCACCGGCTTCTTCGGCGCGTATGGCGGGCAGTTCGTGCCCGACCAGCTCAAGCCCATCCTCGACGACCTCGCTGCCACCTTCGACGCCTGCAAGGACGACCCTTCGTTCATCGAAGAGTTCACCTACTACCTCACCCGGTATTCCGGGCGGGCGACGCCTCTCTTCCTGTGCTCCAATCTGACCGCACGGCTTGGGGGGGCGCGTATCTATCTCAAGCGCGAAGACCTCAACCACCTCGGGGCCCACAAGGTGAACAACACCATCGGCCAGATTCTGCTTGCCAAACGCATGGGCAAGAAGAAGGTCATCGCCGAGACCGGGGCCGGGCAGCATGGCGTTGCCACCGCAGCCACCGCGGCGCTCATGGGGATGCAGTGCACCATCTACATGGGGGCTGAGGACATGGAGCGCCAGAAGCTCAACGTCTTCAGGATGCGCATGATGGGGGCGGAGGTCGTGCCCGCCATGAGCGGTCAGCGCACCCTCAAGGAAGCGGTGGACGAGGCCCTCGCCGCATGGGTGCAGGACGCCAACGAGACGTTCTACCTCTTGGGTTCGGCGGTGGGGCCGCATCCATACCCCGCCATCGTGCGTCATTTCCAGTCGGTCATCGGTCGTGAGGCGCGTGCCCAGATACTTGAGGCCGAAGGACGCCTGCCCGATTGCTGCATCGCGTGCGTGGGTGGTGGGTCCAACGCCATCGGTCTTTTCGCGGAGTTCGTGCCGGATACGTCGGTGCGTCTCATCGGGGTCGAACCTGCCGGACGCGGTCTCACCTACGGCGACCATGCCGCAACCCTGTGCCTTGGTGAACCCGGCGTCCTGCACGGGTTCTATTCCTACATGCTCAAGGACGACAAGGGTGAGGCCGCTGCCGTGTATTCCATCTCGGCAGGGCTGGACTACCCCGGTGTCGGGCCTGAACACAGCCACCTCAAGGACATGAACCGGGCCGAATACGTCAGTGTGACGGACGTGGAGGCTGTTGATGCCTTCTTCACCCTGTCGCGTGCCGAGGGCATCATCCCCGCGCTGGAATCGTCCCATGCTCTCGCCCATGCCATGAAGATGGCGCCTGCCATGCCGAAGGACGCCATCATCGTTGTGAATCTCTCCGGGCGCGGCGACAAGGACGTGGCACAGATAGAGGAGATGGTGTCGAACGGGCTTGTGACACCCCCTGCCATGGTGCGTGGGCTGTAA